In one Amaranthus tricolor cultivar Red isolate AtriRed21 chromosome 8, ASM2621246v1, whole genome shotgun sequence genomic region, the following are encoded:
- the LOC130820763 gene encoding uncharacterized protein LOC130820763 — MSSCTTTTTTTTTIVFTSHLTNKSHHYYHQNLLPFPSKQTLKKSFKPITKIQVSSSSSSSTNKPISTFDTKKSTSNSSEETIFFDGGAHYGDLLANLILGFTLFWLPLTLAAISRAFFLRYRFTNLRVTVISGFTGEDRSDFSYKVIKDVQVVPRFIGEWGDIVITLQDGTKVDLRSVPKFREIAKYCLSMAEKPVVLKETGPKGF, encoded by the coding sequence ATGTCCTCttgcaccaccaccaccaccaccaccaccaccattgTTTTCACTTCTCATCTCACTAACAAAAGCCACCATTATTATCACCAAAACCTTCTTCCTTTTCCGTCCaaacaaaccctaaaaaaatcaTTCAAACCCATTACTAAAATCCAAGTTTCATCCTCATCCTCATCCTCAACTAACAAACCAATATCAACATTTGACACCAAAAAATCCACCTCAAATTCATCCGAAGAAACAATCTTTTTTGATGGTGGGGCTCATTATGGTGATTTACTTGCAAATTTAATTCTGGGTTTTACTCTTTTCTGGCTTCCCTTAACTTTAGCTGCTATTTCAAGGGCATTTTTTCTAAGATATAGGTTTACAAATTTAAGGGTAACTGTAATTTCTGGGTTTACTGGGGAAGATAGAAGTGATTTCTCTTATAAAGTGATTAAAGATGTACAAGTTGTTCCTAGGTTTATTGGAGAATGGGGTGACATTGTTATTACTCTTCAAGATGGTACTAAGGTTGATTTAAGGAGTGTCCCTAAATTTAGGGAGATTGCTAAGTATTGTCTTTCTATGGCTGAGAAACCTGTTGTCCTTAAAGAAACTGGCCCTAAagggttttga